From the Billgrantia sulfidoxydans genome, one window contains:
- the gabT gene encoding 4-aminobutyrate--2-oxoglutarate transaminase, with protein sequence MNNAQLNELKQRYVANGAASPATQFADRAENALIWDADGNRIIDFAGGIGVLNIGHRHPKVVEAVKAQLDRVMHTCQTVMPYEGYVKVAERLSQVTPVRGHAKVMLANSGAEALENAVKIARAATGKNNVICFDGGYHGRTFMTMAMNGKVAPYASDFGSMPGNVFRAPYPVPYHGVSEDEAIRGLKMAIKTDANPRDTAAIVLEPVLGEGGFYPAPASFLKAIREICDEHGMLMIVDEVQSGFGRTGKLFAIEHSGVEPDIITMAKSMADGMPISAVVGTDRVMDASGPNSLGGTYTGNPLSCAATLAVLDVFEEENILEKSMALGDKLAKRFSQWQSDFDCVDNARHMGAMAAIDLVSDKSQHTPDADLAAALCKKAREKGLILLSCGLYGNTIRFLMPVTIEDEILEEGLDIVEAALKELVGSKATA encoded by the coding sequence ATGAACAACGCACAGCTCAACGAACTCAAGCAGCGCTACGTGGCCAACGGCGCCGCCAGCCCCGCCACCCAGTTCGCCGACCGCGCCGAGAACGCGCTGATCTGGGACGCCGATGGCAATCGTATCATCGACTTCGCCGGCGGCATCGGCGTGCTCAACATCGGCCACCGCCATCCCAAGGTGGTGGAAGCGGTCAAGGCCCAGCTCGACCGCGTGATGCACACCTGCCAGACCGTGATGCCCTACGAGGGCTACGTCAAGGTGGCCGAGCGCCTGAGCCAGGTCACGCCCGTGCGTGGACACGCCAAGGTGATGCTGGCCAACTCCGGCGCCGAGGCGCTGGAGAACGCGGTCAAGATCGCCCGCGCCGCCACCGGCAAGAACAACGTGATCTGCTTCGACGGCGGCTACCACGGCCGCACCTTCATGACCATGGCCATGAACGGCAAGGTCGCGCCCTACGCCAGCGACTTCGGCAGCATGCCGGGCAACGTCTTCCGCGCCCCCTATCCGGTGCCCTACCACGGCGTCAGCGAGGACGAGGCGATCCGCGGCCTGAAGATGGCGATCAAGACCGACGCCAATCCCCGCGACACCGCCGCCATCGTGCTCGAGCCGGTGCTCGGCGAAGGCGGTTTCTACCCGGCCCCGGCCAGCTTCCTCAAGGCGATCCGCGAAATCTGCGACGAGCACGGCATGCTGATGATCGTCGACGAGGTGCAGTCGGGCTTCGGCCGTACCGGCAAGCTGTTCGCCATCGAGCACAGCGGCGTCGAGCCGGACATCATCACCATGGCCAAGAGCATGGCCGACGGCATGCCGATCTCCGCCGTGGTGGGTACCGACCGGGTGATGGACGCCTCCGGCCCCAACTCGCTGGGCGGCACCTATACCGGCAACCCGCTCTCCTGCGCGGCCACCCTGGCGGTGCTCGACGTGTTCGAGGAAGAGAACATTCTCGAGAAGAGCATGGCCCTGGGCGACAAGCTGGCCAAGCGTTTCAGCCAGTGGCAGAGCGACTTCGACTGCGTCGACAACGCCCGCCACATGGGCGCCATGGCGGCCATCGACCTGGTATCGGACAAGAGCCAACACACGCCTGATGCCGACCTGGCCGCCGCGCTGTGCAAGAAGGCCCGCGAGAAGGGGCTGATCCTGCTCTCCTGCGGTCTCTACGGCAATACCATCCGCTTCCTGATGCCGGTCACCATCGAGGACGAGATCCTCGAGGAAGGCCTGGACATCGTCGAAGCCGCGCTCAAGGAGCTGGTCGGCAGCAAGGCCACCGCCTGA
- the katE gene encoding catalase HPII — MANNPYTTPNSGKPNDTGFKTDAKSKSDSLEQYRSDATGHDLRTNHGTRIADNHNSLKAGERGPTLLEDFIFREKLNHFDNERIPERIVHARGAAAHGYFQPYDNAAQYSKASLFQDPAKKTPVFVRFSTVQGSRGSNDTVRDVRGFATKFYTDEGNWDLVGNDMPVFFIQDAIKFPDFVHAVKPEPHNEIPQGQSAHDTFWDFVSLMPESTHMVLWTMSDRAFPRHYRNMEGFGVHTFRLIDRQGKARFVKFHWKPLAGTCSLIWDEAQKLWGRDPDFNRRMMWEDIENGDFLEYELGIQVVEEEDEHSFDFDLLDPTKIIPEEQVPVTPIGKMVLNRNPDNYFAETEQVAFNPAHVVPGIDFSNDPLLQGRLFSYLDTQMLRLGGPNFHEIPINQPVCPFHNNQRDAMHRQTINKGQASYEPNSIDGGWPSETPAAPENGGFESYQERVDGRKIRARSPSFGDHYSQATLFWNSQTEVEKEHIIAAYTFELSKVQRPWIRERVIREILPNIDLELARRVGENHGIEAPSTKPAPPEELGKSSQLESPALSLMARLPGNIRYRKVAILVANGVNGDQVEALKKALEAEGAQGMVIAPSMAPVTAAGGNSVTPDAMLNGMPSVAVDAVVVPGGSDSVDALARSGQGRYYVQEAYKHLKAIAAVGEGKLLLDAADVPTGEEGVLTAATVDDVFAPLRDAMGQHRVWARDAKANDIPA; from the coding sequence ATGGCGAACAATCCCTACACCACGCCCAACAGCGGCAAACCCAACGACACCGGCTTCAAGACCGACGCGAAGAGCAAGTCGGACAGCCTGGAGCAGTATCGCAGCGATGCCACCGGCCACGACCTGCGCACCAACCACGGCACCCGCATTGCCGACAACCACAACTCGTTGAAGGCGGGCGAGCGGGGGCCGACGCTGCTCGAGGACTTCATCTTCCGCGAGAAGCTCAACCACTTCGACAACGAGCGCATCCCCGAACGCATCGTGCACGCCCGCGGCGCGGCGGCGCACGGCTATTTCCAGCCCTACGACAACGCCGCTCAGTATTCCAAGGCGAGCCTGTTCCAAGACCCCGCGAAGAAGACGCCGGTGTTCGTGCGCTTCTCCACCGTCCAGGGCTCGCGCGGCTCCAACGACACCGTGCGCGACGTGCGCGGCTTCGCCACCAAGTTCTATACCGACGAGGGCAACTGGGACCTGGTGGGCAACGACATGCCGGTATTCTTCATCCAGGATGCGATCAAGTTCCCCGACTTCGTCCATGCGGTGAAGCCTGAGCCGCACAACGAGATCCCCCAGGGACAATCGGCCCACGACACCTTCTGGGACTTTGTCTCGCTGATGCCGGAATCGACCCACATGGTGCTGTGGACCATGTCCGACCGCGCCTTCCCGCGCCACTACCGCAACATGGAGGGCTTCGGCGTTCACACCTTCCGCCTGATCGACCGGCAGGGCAAGGCGCGCTTCGTCAAATTCCACTGGAAGCCGCTGGCCGGCACCTGTTCGCTGATCTGGGATGAGGCGCAGAAGCTATGGGGGCGCGACCCCGATTTCAACCGCCGCATGATGTGGGAGGACATCGAGAACGGCGACTTCCTGGAGTACGAACTCGGCATCCAGGTGGTCGAGGAGGAGGACGAGCACAGCTTCGACTTCGACCTCCTCGATCCGACCAAGATCATTCCCGAAGAGCAGGTGCCGGTCACGCCGATCGGCAAGATGGTGCTCAACCGCAACCCCGACAACTATTTTGCCGAGACCGAGCAGGTCGCCTTCAACCCGGCCCACGTGGTGCCGGGCATCGATTTCAGCAACGACCCGCTGCTGCAGGGCCGGTTGTTCTCCTACCTCGATACGCAGATGCTGCGCCTGGGCGGGCCCAACTTCCACGAGATCCCGATCAACCAGCCGGTGTGCCCGTTCCACAACAACCAGCGCGACGCGATGCACCGCCAGACCATCAACAAGGGCCAGGCCTCCTACGAGCCCAACTCCATCGACGGCGGCTGGCCCAGCGAGACCCCGGCGGCGCCCGAAAACGGCGGCTTCGAGTCCTATCAGGAGCGCGTCGATGGCCGCAAGATTCGCGCCCGCAGCCCGTCGTTCGGCGATCACTACTCCCAGGCCACGCTGTTCTGGAACAGCCAGACCGAGGTGGAGAAGGAGCACATCATCGCCGCCTACACCTTCGAGCTCTCCAAGGTGCAGCGCCCCTGGATCCGCGAGCGCGTGATCAGGGAGATCCTGCCCAATATCGATCTCGAGCTGGCCCGCCGGGTCGGTGAGAACCACGGTATCGAGGCGCCGAGCACCAAGCCGGCGCCGCCCGAGGAACTGGGCAAGAGCTCGCAGCTGGAGTCGCCCGCACTGAGCCTGATGGCGCGCCTGCCCGGCAATATCAGGTACCGCAAGGTGGCGATCCTGGTGGCTAACGGAGTCAATGGCGATCAGGTCGAAGCGCTCAAGAAAGCGCTCGAGGCCGAAGGCGCCCAAGGTATGGTGATCGCGCCGAGCATGGCGCCGGTAACGGCGGCTGGCGGTAATAGCGTGACGCCCGATGCCATGCTCAACGGCATGCCCTCGGTGGCGGTGGATGCGGTGGTCGTGCCCGGCGGCAGCGACAGCGTGGATGCGCTGGCTCGGTCGGGGCAGGGGCGCTACTACGTGCAGGAGGCCTACAAGCACCTCAAGGCGATCGCCGCCGTGGGCGAGGGCAAGCTGCTGCTGGATGCGGCGGACGTGCCCACCGGCGAGGAGGGCGTGCTGACCGCTGCCACGGTGGACGATGTCTTCGCGCCGCTGCGCGACGCCATGGGGCAGCATCGGGTATGGGCACGTGACGCAAAAGCGAATGATATTCCAGCCTGA
- a CDS encoding GlsB/YeaQ/YmgE family stress response membrane protein encodes MGLIAWLIIGGLAGWIAGNIMRGGGFGILPNIGVGIVGAVIGGFLFRLLGLQAGGFIGSLVTATVGAVVLLWIISKIRQS; translated from the coding sequence ATGGGACTTATCGCCTGGCTGATCATCGGTGGGCTGGCCGGCTGGATCGCCGGCAACATCATGCGCGGCGGCGGCTTCGGCATTCTGCCCAATATCGGCGTGGGCATCGTCGGGGCGGTGATCGGCGGTTTCCTGTTCCGCCTGCTGGGGCTCCAGGCCGGCGGCTTCATCGGCTCGCTGGTCACGGCCACGGTGGGGGCGGTAGTGCTGCTATGGATCATTTCCAAGATCCGACAATCCTAG
- a CDS encoding DUF924 family protein — MDARLPDRDAVIAFWFEELEPAQWFRKDAGLDGTIRDRFAALHDAAAAGELWQWRDTPRGRLAEILVLDQFSRNLFRDDSRAFAQDAMALVLAQEAVAQGCDRELEVGWRRFFYMPYMHSESLAIHGEALRLFDQPGLEDNLRYEHLHRDILLRFGRYPHRNAILGRESSEEELAFLEQPGSSF; from the coding sequence ATGGACGCGAGACTGCCCGACCGCGATGCGGTCATCGCCTTCTGGTTCGAGGAGCTCGAGCCGGCCCAGTGGTTTCGCAAGGATGCCGGGCTCGACGGGACGATCCGCGATCGCTTCGCCGCCCTGCACGATGCGGCGGCGGCCGGCGAGCTGTGGCAATGGCGCGATACACCCCGCGGACGGCTGGCCGAGATCCTGGTGCTCGACCAGTTCTCGCGCAACCTCTTCCGCGACGATTCACGCGCCTTCGCCCAGGATGCCATGGCGCTGGTGCTGGCCCAGGAGGCCGTGGCCCAGGGCTGCGACCGCGAGCTGGAGGTCGGCTGGCGTCGCTTTTTCTACATGCCCTACATGCACAGCGAGTCGCTGGCGATCCACGGCGAAGCGCTGCGGCTGTTCGACCAGCCCGGGCTCGAGGACAACCTGCGCTACGAGCACCTGCACCGCGACATTCTGCTGCGCTTCGGCCGCTATCCGCACCGCAACGCCATCCTGGGGCGGGAGTCGAGCGAGGAGGAGCTGGCGTTCCTGGAGCAGCCCGGTTCGTCGTTCTGA
- a CDS encoding NAD-dependent succinate-semialdehyde dehydrogenase: MSLPAEIFIDKAYIDGQWCDAERRFSVTNPATGETLARVPDLTADDARTAVAAAEAAWPAWRRLPAKQRASLLRAWFDAIMAHREPLARLMTLEQGKPLAESRGEVAYGASFVEFYAEEAKRMAGETLPSHGADKRILVFREPIGVVAAITPWNFPLAMITRKCAPALAAGCPVVIKPAEATPLTALALARLAEDVGFPAGVLNVVTASRPAEIGEVLTTDPRVRKVSFTGSTPVGKRLLAQCAGTVKKASMELGGNAPFIVFDDADLDAAVEGAVASKYRNSGQTCVCTNRLLVQSGVYDAFVDKLAARVAQLKVGNGLDDGVVQGPLINPAAVDKVQSHIADALEKGGRLVCGGEPHALGGTFFQPTVIADVTDAMRVAREETFGPLAPVFRFDSDDQAIAMANATEFGLAAYFYARDYRRIWHVMEGLEYGMVAVNEGILSTELAPFGGVKESGLGREGSHHGLDEFTELKYVCVGGL, from the coding sequence ATGTCACTTCCTGCCGAGATCTTCATCGACAAGGCCTATATCGACGGCCAGTGGTGCGACGCCGAGCGCCGCTTCAGCGTGACCAACCCCGCTACCGGCGAGACGCTGGCCCGCGTGCCCGACCTCACCGCGGACGATGCCCGCACTGCCGTGGCCGCGGCCGAAGCGGCCTGGCCGGCCTGGCGCCGCCTGCCGGCCAAGCAGCGCGCCTCCCTGCTGCGCGCCTGGTTCGACGCTATCATGGCCCATCGGGAACCGCTGGCGCGGCTGATGACGCTCGAGCAGGGCAAGCCGCTGGCCGAGTCCCGCGGCGAGGTGGCCTACGGCGCGTCGTTCGTCGAGTTCTATGCCGAGGAGGCCAAGCGCATGGCGGGCGAGACCCTGCCGAGCCACGGTGCCGACAAGCGTATCCTGGTCTTTCGCGAGCCGATCGGCGTGGTCGCGGCCATCACCCCGTGGAACTTCCCGCTGGCGATGATCACGCGCAAGTGCGCCCCGGCACTCGCTGCCGGCTGCCCGGTGGTGATCAAGCCCGCCGAGGCCACGCCGCTGACCGCTCTGGCGCTGGCCAGGCTGGCCGAGGACGTCGGCTTCCCCGCCGGCGTACTCAACGTGGTCACGGCGAGCCGCCCCGCCGAGATCGGCGAGGTGCTGACCACCGATCCGCGGGTGCGCAAGGTCTCCTTCACCGGCTCCACGCCGGTGGGCAAGAGGCTGCTCGCCCAGTGCGCCGGCACGGTCAAGAAGGCCTCCATGGAACTCGGCGGCAACGCGCCCTTCATCGTCTTCGACGATGCCGACCTGGACGCCGCGGTCGAGGGGGCGGTGGCATCGAAGTACCGCAACTCCGGCCAGACCTGCGTGTGCACCAACCGCCTGCTCGTCCAGTCCGGCGTGTATGACGCCTTCGTCGACAAGCTTGCCGCCCGCGTCGCTCAACTCAAGGTCGGCAATGGCCTCGACGACGGCGTGGTGCAGGGGCCACTGATCAACCCTGCCGCGGTGGACAAGGTCCAGTCCCACATCGCCGACGCCCTGGAGAAGGGCGGCCGGCTGGTGTGCGGCGGCGAGCCCCATGCACTCGGCGGCACCTTCTTCCAGCCCACGGTGATCGCCGACGTCACCGACGCGATGCGCGTGGCCCGCGAGGAGACATTCGGCCCACTGGCGCCGGTATTCCGCTTCGACAGCGACGACCAGGCCATTGCCATGGCCAATGCCACCGAATTCGGCCTGGCGGCCTATTTCTACGCCCGCGACTACCGCCGTATCTGGCATGTCATGGAGGGGCTGGAATATGGCATGGTGGCGGTCAACGAGGGCATTCTCTCCACCGAGCTGGCGCCCTTCGGCGGCGTCAAGGAGTCGGGCCTGGGACGCGAGGGCTCGCATCACGGCCTGGATGAATTCACTGAACTAAAATACGTCTGTGTCGGCGGCCTTTGA
- a CDS encoding C40 family peptidase, with translation MEAPDDYFARQLPGMSSSSNPMMSPVDNPILRVSSLHNPPPELVREALLAQHERWAGTPYRIGGTGRNGIDCSALVQAIFSETFRLQLPRSTGEQVREGTQISRDELQIGDLVFFRPPGRYDHVGIYVGDGYFLHASTSQGVMLSELDNSYWQRYYWQARRTLEPTTLAQRVIEPDEG, from the coding sequence CTGGAAGCGCCGGACGACTACTTTGCACGACAGCTACCCGGCATGTCGTCTTCCTCCAACCCGATGATGTCCCCGGTGGACAACCCCATCCTGCGCGTGAGCAGCCTGCACAATCCGCCGCCCGAGCTGGTGCGCGAGGCGCTGCTGGCGCAGCACGAGCGCTGGGCCGGCACGCCCTACCGGATTGGCGGCACCGGCCGCAACGGGATCGACTGCTCCGCGCTGGTCCAGGCCATCTTCAGCGAAACCTTCCGCCTGCAGCTGCCGCGCTCCACCGGCGAGCAGGTGCGAGAGGGCACGCAAATTTCCCGCGATGAGCTGCAGATTGGCGATCTGGTCTTCTTCCGCCCGCCGGGGCGCTACGACCACGTTGGCATCTACGTCGGCGACGGCTATTTTCTGCACGCCTCCACCTCACAGGGGGTGATGCTCTCCGAGCTCGACAACAGCTACTGGCAGCGCTACTACTGGCAGGCGCGCCGGACCCTGGAGCCCACCACCCTGGCGCAGCGCGTCATCGAGCCCGACGAAGGCTGA
- a CDS encoding DUF1266 domain-containing protein encodes MVDPLYAWWAQQLVLCDWAFEPEPDTIEVRAASARLQALGVSDRGELGWRLVEAFGTGTADPARLLAALELLALAGSAGWLSESRLRNWLVRLTDEITRQYPNLESWLGALRHAKSAEGWVRGDDGFWEACEALAVLERDGEGVTWDTLTEWVALQRQDKSLSLWPDAPHAHGWRLRAAFAPVVEVPPGEVDWPDAKEWLWRYWQIDDRAGLVQSLLWLAGYGHRQGWDLDATRLLAASGDERQAWLDGLASAERDYGRVLLAFIERGEPLEWAAWDWLRLVDLAWAGACAGWLDVTEARDFASHGADLVLRRYSDWSALARAYQRGCSLFEGQDRLPDMQRDWNLLLNSPVSPWRAPLQQLLSEEERESSRRSILAWRRPPRHWVLALASVREPEFGMRQGPPVAVAVERRGEALRYLDETLGLHPDEGVEALARYWLPAQAHHLNQLAADAAHGALPAATTPFGRPEAEDRESLVALKQGSRHAATIHMAEKYAFYLQMAMDSEAFDGEALEALAEALRGTLCRFYPDARRLLEAWSQWERLLPEGEHPPLINEIRWHLDDPGSPFHWLDWHSSQWREPGPRPTLSRFTAMALVGPLNSAAWSEPHVESEREAVSIREWIDGHYGLHGEAELHEFLDFLLEAGDRQEYQINYAPYTLNTQRLASEIAMLESGDCSEEDRTHLLRLQRVRDNTDGCNELDMTAWDVAQAVDLAIAGRQLGWLDGTAFSRVLERAHALAAEHYGSWEAYARGLYAGFSFFMGETSERKSFLDGFRQALVAWLSGAPPLAGPWASLDFPGARPRHWAPMHIDTLPGDVKTLH; translated from the coding sequence TTGGTCGATCCCCTTTACGCCTGGTGGGCTCAACAGCTGGTCCTGTGCGACTGGGCCTTCGAGCCCGAACCCGACACGATCGAGGTCCGGGCGGCCAGCGCCAGGTTGCAGGCGCTGGGCGTCAGCGATCGCGGTGAGCTGGGCTGGCGTCTGGTCGAGGCCTTTGGCACCGGCACTGCCGACCCGGCACGCTTGTTGGCGGCGCTCGAGCTGCTCGCCCTGGCAGGATCGGCTGGCTGGCTCAGCGAATCGCGTCTGCGCAACTGGCTGGTGCGCTTGACCGACGAGATCACTCGCCAATACCCCAACCTGGAGAGCTGGCTCGGGGCGCTGCGACACGCCAAGAGTGCCGAGGGCTGGGTGCGCGGAGACGACGGCTTCTGGGAGGCCTGCGAGGCGTTGGCCGTGCTCGAACGTGACGGAGAGGGCGTGACCTGGGACACCCTGACCGAGTGGGTAGCCCTGCAGCGCCAGGACAAATCCCTCTCGCTCTGGCCCGATGCGCCCCACGCCCATGGCTGGCGCCTGCGGGCGGCCTTTGCCCCGGTGGTGGAAGTGCCGCCTGGCGAGGTGGATTGGCCCGATGCCAAGGAGTGGCTGTGGCGCTACTGGCAGATCGACGACCGCGCGGGGCTGGTGCAGAGCCTGCTGTGGCTGGCGGGCTATGGCCATCGCCAAGGCTGGGATCTCGATGCCACGCGCCTGCTGGCGGCCTCGGGCGACGAACGCCAGGCCTGGCTCGACGGGCTCGCCAGCGCCGAGCGCGACTACGGCCGGGTGCTGCTGGCCTTCATCGAGCGCGGTGAGCCGCTGGAATGGGCTGCCTGGGACTGGCTGCGGCTGGTCGACCTGGCCTGGGCCGGTGCCTGTGCGGGCTGGCTCGACGTGACCGAGGCCCGCGATTTCGCCAGCCATGGCGCCGACCTGGTGCTGCGCCGTTACAGCGACTGGTCGGCGCTGGCGCGGGCCTATCAGCGCGGCTGCAGCCTGTTCGAGGGGCAGGATCGATTGCCCGACATGCAGCGGGACTGGAATCTTCTGCTCAACTCGCCCGTCAGCCCCTGGCGGGCACCGCTGCAACAGCTGCTGAGCGAGGAGGAGCGGGAGTCATCGCGGCGTTCGATCCTGGCCTGGCGGCGCCCGCCGCGGCACTGGGTGCTGGCGCTGGCCTCGGTGCGCGAGCCCGAGTTCGGCATGCGCCAGGGGCCTCCCGTGGCGGTTGCCGTCGAGCGGCGTGGCGAGGCCCTGCGCTACCTCGACGAGACTCTCGGGCTCCACCCCGACGAGGGCGTGGAGGCGCTGGCTCGCTACTGGCTGCCGGCCCAGGCGCACCATCTCAACCAGCTGGCGGCCGACGCCGCCCACGGCGCTCTGCCCGCCGCCACCACCCCGTTTGGGCGGCCCGAAGCTGAAGATCGGGAAAGCCTCGTGGCGCTGAAGCAGGGCAGCCGCCATGCGGCGACCATCCACATGGCCGAGAAGTACGCCTTCTATCTCCAGATGGCCATGGACAGCGAGGCATTCGATGGCGAGGCGCTGGAGGCCCTGGCCGAGGCGCTGCGCGGCACGCTGTGTCGCTTCTACCCCGATGCCCGTCGTCTACTTGAGGCCTGGTCGCAGTGGGAGCGCCTGTTGCCGGAAGGCGAGCATCCGCCGCTGATCAACGAGATCCGCTGGCACCTGGACGATCCGGGGAGTCCGTTTCATTGGCTCGACTGGCATTCGTCCCAGTGGCGCGAGCCCGGCCCGCGCCCGACACTGTCGCGCTTCACCGCCATGGCGCTGGTGGGCCCGCTCAACAGTGCCGCCTGGAGCGAGCCGCACGTCGAGAGCGAGCGAGAAGCGGTCTCGATTCGCGAGTGGATCGATGGCCACTACGGCCTGCACGGCGAAGCCGAACTGCACGAGTTCCTCGATTTCCTGCTCGAGGCGGGCGACCGCCAGGAGTACCAGATCAATTACGCTCCCTATACGCTCAATACCCAGCGGCTGGCCTCGGAGATCGCCATGCTGGAGAGCGGCGACTGCAGCGAGGAGGATCGCACCCACCTGCTGCGCCTGCAGCGGGTGCGCGACAACACCGATGGCTGCAACGAACTGGACATGACCGCCTGGGACGTGGCCCAGGCGGTGGACCTGGCGATTGCCGGGCGCCAGCTCGGCTGGCTGGATGGCACCGCTTTCAGCCGTGTGCTGGAGCGCGCCCATGCGCTGGCGGCAGAACACTACGGCAGTTGGGAGGCGTACGCCCGCGGCCTCTACGCCGGGTTCTCCTTCTTCATGGGCGAGACCTCCGAGCGCAAGAGCTTCCTCGACGGCTTTCGCCAGGCCCTGGTCGCGTGGCTCTCGGGAGCACCGCCGCTGGCCGGCCCCTGGGCGAGCCTGGATTTCCCCGGTGCCAGGCCGCGCCACTGGGCGCCGATGCATATCGACACGCTACCGGGCGACGTCAAGACGCTACATTAG